In Glycine max cultivar Williams 82 chromosome 7, Glycine_max_v4.0, whole genome shotgun sequence, a single window of DNA contains:
- the LOC100789408 gene encoding uncharacterized protein, whose translation MGFGLSLGKKSSKQQSRSKTDKESSDLPQPNPCSKDSLKLKSKSNVDQANSDPCHKAKHDVKGKAQLLDSAKGSSTQPDELVKYMSNLPGFLKHSDGGASIQGKALNVGVLDWSQLEKWKNKQTHTKAEASYFTSFDSSEEISSRAATTSSATSGGHNKKLDGRKGSSSSRSKGSYKEDRPRSSKMSSQNVKQYQHSETEIKTIGDVLGMSPSEFGKTQSDKSLQRVKVNDYDEITSVVGSSASKSRHHMVALVPNENSSGRGVEDKKRMEGLQQHSLKKKERSLKSSSDKGFSSLESKNKGVSFDPQKKMSSGSSEAKKKMDQWQESDVDAGYKQSHRMPRNIVLLRPRVLQLHSEDYSQHSQSRTSSDEDFLESSRSSLSYMCIPEEVYTEDVHSEIPHSSVLPSVTELASSSEKLQHSINTELDIDRSSVVSEKPACSNNISNLQSEYTCIEKDVLHIKLKSQCAFSNVLESLDRETVELTPQNPSSNRRLSLSLSRIGRSFSFKEGSISKLSSSYVAAKSGPVTPESSAYLDSHSKDRVKGHNRTMSSPFLRLLDPILKRKASNIQFSDEQSVTSKGSMDSISLRSINLPDEKSKESSIQALLQLTIRNGVPLFKFVLNSERKVLAATMKSLALPEKDDVDCYFTFYHVNEIKKKSGKWMSHWSKEKNCGYVYNIVGQMKVSSSKTTESSNEETKIESVVKEYVLMGVEVDQLDQEPTNFFMSKELAAVVFEIPCENINHEGLLCSHNLIRKRCLKCLADEKCFCSSQENEIYGNMTVILPGGVHSSPNTGQPSPLIRRWKLGGTCDCGGWDVGCKLLVLSNQNLSSNIPRSSKSYLERFHLFVQEGADQNTPLFTLVPLKDGFYSVEFSSEINHLQAFFISVAVLSSQNLPSSLEMNNMQEAINKEFNSKNNNELQGKAPLYYNPIPPYSPADRV comes from the exons ATGGGGTTTGGTTTAAGCCTTGGAAAGAAAAGCTCAAAGCAGCAAAGCAGGTCAAAGACAGATAAGGAGAGTTCTGATTTGCCTCAACCCAATCCATGTTCAAAGGATTCACTTAAGCTTAAATCAAAGTCTAATGTTGATCAAGCAAACAGTGATCCTTGTCATAAAGCAAAACATGATGTAAAAGGAAAGGCTCAGCTCTTGGATAGTGCTAAGGGAAGTTCAACTCAGCCTGATGAACTTGTCAAGTACATGTCTAATTTGCCCGGTTTTCTCAAGCATTCTGATGGAGGAGCAAGCATTCAAGGGAAGGCTTTAAATGTTGGGGTTCTTGATTGGTCACAGCTTGAAAAATGGAAGAATAAGCAAACACATACAAAGGCAGAAGCTAGCTATTTCACATCATTCGATAGCAGTGAAGAAATATCCTCAAGGGCAGCCACCACATCATCTGCAACTTCTGGTGGCCATAATAAAAAGCTTGATGGTAGAAAAGGTTCAAGTtcttcaagaagcaagggaTCTTATAAAGAAGACCGTCCCAGAAGTTCTAAAATGTCTTCTCAGAATGTCAAGCAATATCAACATTCTGAAACTGAAATAAAGACCATTGGAGATGTGCTCGGGATGTCACCCTCGGAATTTGGCAAAACTCAGTCAGATAAATCACTTCAAAGGGTGAAAGTTAATGACTATGATGAAATAACTTCAGTAGTTGGAAGCTCTGCATCCAAGTCCAGGCATCATATGGTCGCACTAGTTCCTAATGAAAATTCAAGTGGTAGGGGTGTTGAAGATAAGAAGAGAATGGAGGGTTTGCAGCAGCATAGCCTCAAGAAAAAGGAGAGGAGTCTAAAGTCCAGTTCTGATAAGGGATTTTCATCATTAGAATCAAAAAATAAAGGAGTCTCATTTGATCCTCAGAAGAAAATGAGTTCCGGCAGCAGTGAAGCCAAGAAAAAGATGGATCAGTGGCAGGAGTCAGATGTTGATGCTGGTTATAAACAAAGCCATAGGATGCCTCGTAATATTGTGTTGCTTCGTCCCAGAGTTCTGCAATTGCATTCTGAAGACTATTCTCAGCATTCTCAATCGAGAACTTCATCTGATGAAGACTTTTTGGAATCAAGCCGGAGTAGTTTGTCATATATGTGCATTCCTGAGGAGGTTTACACTGAAGATGTACATTCTGAAATTCCACATTCAAGTGTACTGCCTTCTGTGACTGAGCTTGCTTCTTCTTCAGAAAAATTGCAACATAGTATCAATACTGAACTAGATATAGATCGTTCTTCTGTTGTATCTGAGAAACCAGCTTGCTCAAATAACATATCTAATCTCCAATCCGAATATACTTGCATTGAAAAGGATGTGTTACATATCAAGCTAAAAAGTCAGTGTGCTTTTAGTAATGTGCTGGAATCACTGGACCGTGAAACTGTTGAGCTGACACCTCAGAATCCCTCATCTAATCGTCGGCTTAGCTTAAGCTTAAGTCGGATTGGAAGAAGTTTTAGTTTCAAGGAAGGGTCTATTTCAAAACTTAGCTCCTCGTATGTTGCTGCAAAGTCTGGTCCAGTGACACCTGAATCTTCTGCTTATTTGGATAGTCATAGCAAAGATAGGGTAAAAGGTCATAACAGAACCATGTCCAGCCCCTTCCTGAGGTTATTAGACCCCATATTGAAGCGTAAGGCATCAAACATACAGTTTTCAGATGAACAAAGTGTGACATCAAAAGGTAGCATGGATTCGATCAGCTTGAGGTCAATCAATCTGCCTGATGAAAAGAGCAAGGAATCATCAATCCAAGCCCTTTTGCAGCTAACAATAAGAAATGGAGTACCTTTGTTTAAATTTGTGCTCAACAGTGAAAGAAAGGTTCTTGCTGCTACCATGAAGAGTTTAGCATTGCCGGAGAAGGATGATGTAGACTGCTATTTCACATTCTACCATGttaatgaaataaagaaaaagagtggTAAATGGATGAGTCATTggagtaaagaaaaaaactgtGGATATGTCTACAACATTGTTGGCCAGATGAAGGTTTCTAGCTCTAAAACCACTGAATCAAGCAATGAGGAAACCAAGATAGAGAGTGTGGTGAAAGAATATGTCCTAATGGGAGTTGAAGTTGACCAACTAGATCAAGAACCAACAAATTTCTTCATGAGCAAGGAGCTTGCAGCTGTTGTTTTTGAGATCCCTTGCGAAAATATAAATCATGAAGGACTATTATGTAGTCATAATTTGATTAGGAAGAGATGCTTAAAGTGCTTGGCAGATGAAAAATGCTTTTGCAGCTcacaagaaaatgaaatctATGGCAACATGACAGTTATACTTCCTGGTGGTGTACATAGTTCACCAAACACAGGACAACCTTCACCATTGATCCGTAGATGGAAGTTGGGAGGAACATGTGATTGTGGAGGTTGGGATGTTGGTTGCAAATTGCTTGTTCTCTCCAACCAAAACCTTAGTTCAAATATTCCAAGAAGTTCAAAATCTTACCTTGAGAGATTTCATCTTTTTGTTCAG GAAGGAGCTGATCAAAACACACCCCTATTCACGTTGGTTCCATTGAAGGATGGATTCTACTCAGTTGAATTCAGTTCAGAAATCAATCATTTACAAGCATTCTTCATTTCTGTGGCAGTTTTAAGCAGCCAGAACTTGCCAAGTTCCTTGGAAATGAATAACATGCAAGAAGCAATCAATAAGGAATTCAATTCCAAGAACAACAATGAACTTCAAGGGAAAGCACCTTTATATTATAATCCAATTCCTCCATACTCCCCTGCTGACAGAGTTTAA